The DNA segment GCTGACCCGCACCGTGCGGCACGCTGACGCCACCGGCGCGGCTGAGCATGACGGTAAGAAGACGATGGCCTCCTGGCTGCGCGGCCACGGCCATCTCACCCCTGGCGAAGCCGGTCGGATGGTGCGCTCGGGTCGGGCCTTGGAGCATCTGCCGGCCACCGCGGCGGCGTTTGCCGACGGCACGGTGACTGCCGGGCAGGTGGCTGCGATCGCGCCGATCGCGGACGACGCGGCGCGGGCTGCCGCGGACGCGCAGGGCGTGGACCTGGGCGTCATCGACCAGGCGCTGGTCGTTGTCGCGCACAGTGAGTCTCACGCGCGGTTGCCGCAGGTGGTGCACCACTACCGGGAGGCCCTCGACCCCGACGGGGCCGAGCCCGACCCCACCGAGGGACGGCGGTTCACTGTCACCCGGCACGCCGATGGCAGCGGCACCGGCCGCTTCGACCTGGATGCGGTCGGGATCGAGAAGGTGCTGGCCGGGATCGAGTCGATCGTGCAGGCCTCCCGCCCGAAGGGTGATGAGCGGACCCGCGCCCAGCAGCAGGCCGACGCCCTGGTGCAGCTGGTCGACAACCAGCTGGCTGCCGGGAACCTGCCCACGCTGCGGACGCAGAAGCCGCACGTGGTGCTCGGGCTGGACATGGACGACTTCGTCGACCCCGCGACCAACCCCGGCGCCGCCAGGACAGGGTTCGGGTCGCAGATCTCGGCCGCGCGGGCCCGCTGGCTGGCCTGCGACGGCAGCATCTCCCGCATCGTGATGGGCCCCGACGGGGTCCCGCTGGACCTGGGCCGCGACCACCGGGTGGTCACGCCCGGGCTCCGCAAGGCCGTCGAGGCCCGCGACGGGCACTGCGTGTTCGCCGGATGCGATGCCCCGACGCACTGGTGCGACGTCCACCACCTGATCCACTGGATCAACGGTGGGGAGACCAACCTGGACAACTCCGGGCTGCTCTGCGAACGGCACCACACCAAGGTCCACCACGGGTTCCGGGTCGAACGAGATCCCGACGGGCGATGGCACACCTGGCGGCCCGACGGCACCGAGATCCTCATCGGACCGAGACTGCTCGTCTGACGCCCGTAAGCTGGTCTCCCGTGAGTCTCACCATCGGGATCGTCGGCCTGCCCAACGTCGGCAAGTCGACGCTCTTCAACGCGCTTACCAAGAACGACGTGCTCGCCGCGAACTACCCGTTCGCCACGATCGAGCCCAACGTCGGCGTCGTCGGCGTCCCCGACCCGCGGCTGGCCAAGCTGGCCGAGGTGTTCAGCTCGCAGAAGATCATCCCGGCGACGGTGTCCTTCGTCGACATCGCCGGCATCGTGCGCGGCGCCAGCGAGGGCCAGGGGCTGGGCAACAAGTTCCTCGCCAACATCCGCGAGAGCGACGCGATCTGCCAGGTGATCCGGGTGTTCACCGACCCCGACGTCGTCCACGTCGAGGGCAAGGTCGACCCGGCCGACGACATCGAGACGATCAACACCGAGCTGGTGCTGGCCGACCTGCAGACGCTGGAGAAGGCCATCCCGCGGCTGGAGAAGGAGTCGCGGAAGGACAAGGAGCGCAAGGCGCTGCACGACGCTGCCGTCGCCGCCCAGGAGGTGCTCGACAAGGGGACGACGCTGTTCGCCGCCGGCGTCGACCCCGAGCCGCTGCGCGAGCTGACGCTGCTGACCACCAAGCCGTTCCTGTACGTCTTCAACGTCGACGCCGACGAGCTGGCCAACACCGAGGTGCTCGACGAGCTGCGGGCGCTGGTCGCCCCGGCCGAGGCGATCTTCCTCGACGCGCAGACCGAGTCCGAGCTGATCGAGCTGCCCGCCGACGAGGCAGCTGAGCTGCTGGCCTCCATCGGCCAGGACGAGCCGGGCCTCGACCAGCTGGCCCGGGTCGGCTTCCGCACGCTGGGGCTTCAGACCTACCTGACCGCCGGCCCCAAGGAGTCGCGGGCCTGGACGATCCCGGTCGGCGCCACTGCTCCGCAGGCGGCCGGCGTCATCCACACCGACTTCCAGCGCGGCTTCATCAAGGCCGAGGTCGTCAGCTTCGACCAGCTGATGGAGGCCGGCTCGATGGCCGAGGCCAAGTCCCGCGGCTGGGTGCGGATCGAGGGCAAGGACTACGTCATGGCCGACGGCGACGTCGTGGAGTTCCGCTTCAACGTGTGACCGGGCCCGGGACGCCGCAAGGTCAGGAGTCCCCGGGGTCTGCGCCGCCGAGGCTCGGTGAGCTGAGCGACTGGGTGCCGATCACCGCGAGCATCTGCAGCTTCTCGTGGCTCTCGGTGCCGGGCACTGCCGTGTAGACCATCAACCGGTGGGCCTGGTCCGGGTCGACGAGCGTCTGGCAGTTCAGCTCGAGCCGGCCGACCTCGGGGTGCTCGTAGCGCTTGACCTCGTCCGGGTGGATGCCCACCTCGTGCGTCTCCCACAGCACGCGGAACTCCTCGCTGCGCTCCAGCAGCAGGTCGGTCAGCTGCGCCGCCCGTGACCCGGGCCCGCGCACCGCCAAGAGGGCGCGGAGCCCGGCGGCGTACATGCGGGACAGGTGCGCCCGGTCCTCCGCCACGTGCAGCAGCCGGGCCGACGGGTCGGTGAACCAGCGGTAACCCCGGCTCCGCGCCGGGCCGGTGTACCGCGTCGCGTCGCCGGTGAGGGCCACCGACAGCGGTGTCTGGCGCAGCGTCTCGCCGAGCTCGGTGACGATCTCGGCGGGGGTGTCGCCGAGGCGGTCGAAGATCCGCAGCAGGCCCGGGCTCACGTGCTCGCTGCTCGCCCCCCGCTGCGGCGGCTGGTGCCCGGCCAGCCGGTACAGGTGGTCGCGCTCGTCGAGGGACAGGTGCAGCCCCTGCGCGATTGAGGCGATCATCTGCGCCGAGGGCTGCGGGCCGCGCTCGCGCTCGATCCGCGTGTAGTAGTCGGTCGACATGTGGCAGAGGACGGCGACCTCCTCCCGGCGCAGGCCGGCGGTCCGGCGGCGCGGCCCGCGGAGCAGGCCGACGTCCTCGGGCTGCAGCGCCTCTCGGCGACCCCGCAGGAACCCGGCCAACCCGGCTCGGTCGATCACCACGTGTCTCCTCCTGCACGACGTCCGCCCGCCTCGTCGGGCGGCGCAGCCCTGTCTACCGGTGCTGCGCCGGCACAGCCACGGCCCGTCGATCCCCCTCTCCGCGACCCGGACGGGGGGATCAGCGAGCCCTGCCTCCCGGCCGCGGGACGGGCGACGGTGGTGCCACGGCGCGACCAGCGCACCTCGACGACAGGAGCCCAGCATGGCCCGCACGACGATCGACATCACCGTCCCCGACCTCTCGGGACGACGAGCGGTGCTCACCGGGGGGAGCGACGGCATCGGCCTGGTCATCGCCCGCCGGCTCGCCGCGGCCGGCGCCGACCTGGTCCTCCCGGTCCGGGACCGCGGCAAGGGCGAGGCGGCCGTCGCCCACATCCGCGCCCGGGTCCCCGGGGCGACCGTCACCCTGCACGCCCTCGACCTCGCCTCGCTCGACTCGGTCGCCGCCTTCGCCGCCGCCCTGCTCACCGAGGGCCGCCCGGTCGACGTCCTGATCGCCAACGCCGGGGTGATGACCCCGCCGGAGCGGCGGACGACGGTCGACGGGCACGAGCTGCAGCTCGGGACCAACCACCTCGGGCACGTCGCCCTCGTGGCGCACCTGATGCCGCTGCTGCGCGCCGGCCGGGCGCGCGTCACCTCGCAGACCAGCGTGGCCGCGAACAGCAACGCCGTCCACTGGGACGACCTGGACTGGGAGCGCTCGTACCACCCGATGCGCGCCTACAGCTCGTCGAAGATCGCCGTCGGCCTCTTCGCCCTCGAGCTCGACCGCCGCAGCCGGGCGCACGGCTGGGGCCTGACGAGCAACCTCGCCCACCCCGGGATCGCGCCGACGAACCTGCTCTCGGCCCAGCCCGGCATCGGCCGGCCCTCGGAGTCGCGCGAGATCCGGCTGATCAGGCGGCTGTCGGCGCTCGGCGTCGCCGGGACGCCGGAGACCGCCGCCCTCCCCGCGCTGCTCGCCGCCACGTCGCCGGACGCCGCTGGGAGCCGTTTCTACGGGCCCAGCCGGTTCCGGCACATGAGCGGCCCGCCGGCCGAGCAGGAGCTGTACCGGCCGCTCCGGAGCGCCGAGGACGCGCAGCGCATCTGGCGCCTGTCGGAGCAGCTGACGGGGGTGTCGTTCCCGGACGGGACCGCGGGCCCCGCCCTCGGCCTGCGTGCCGAGCACGGTCAGCCGGCCTGAGTCCGCGGCGACCGGCCCGGCGAGATCAGGGCGCCGTCCCCGGGGGTCACTGCTGGGCCGCGAACCGATCGTCGAGCAGGCGGTTCACGCAGCTCTCCGCCTCGTCGACGGCGTGCGCGTTCTCCGCGCTCGGGCACCGGTCCCACGAGCTGCGGGCCACGCCGAGCGCGATGTAGGCGACCGCGATGTCGTGGTCGAGCTGGTCGAGGCTGACAACGGTCGGGCTCATGACGACCTCCTGGCTTCGGCGTCTGCGAGCTGCACGCTAGGTCACAGGTATGACCGTTCTGCGGCACCGAGGTCATCGGCGGATGTCGGTCCGTCCCACGGCCGGTGGTCCCGGTGGTCAGCGCCGGGACAGCGCCGCGAGCGCGGCCTCGATCCGCAGTCGGGTGTCGTCGGAGGCCCAGCCGGCGAGGACGGCCGCGTCACCGCCGGCGGTGGCCTCGATCGCCGCGTTCGCCTGGCGGTGCAGCTGG comes from the Modestobacter italicus genome and includes:
- the ychF gene encoding redox-regulated ATPase YchF, translating into MSLTIGIVGLPNVGKSTLFNALTKNDVLAANYPFATIEPNVGVVGVPDPRLAKLAEVFSSQKIIPATVSFVDIAGIVRGASEGQGLGNKFLANIRESDAICQVIRVFTDPDVVHVEGKVDPADDIETINTELVLADLQTLEKAIPRLEKESRKDKERKALHDAAVAAQEVLDKGTTLFAAGVDPEPLRELTLLTTKPFLYVFNVDADELANTEVLDELRALVAPAEAIFLDAQTESELIELPADEAAELLASIGQDEPGLDQLARVGFRTLGLQTYLTAGPKESRAWTIPVGATAPQAAGVIHTDFQRGFIKAEVVSFDQLMEAGSMAEAKSRGWVRIEGKDYVMADGDVVEFRFNV
- a CDS encoding HNH endonuclease signature motif containing protein, whose product is MGELQSALDALAAEDLFALPSGAVLARTAALLQLANRVAAELTRTVRHADATGAAEHDGKKTMASWLRGHGHLTPGEAGRMVRSGRALEHLPATAAAFADGTVTAGQVAAIAPIADDAARAAADAQGVDLGVIDQALVVVAHSESHARLPQVVHHYREALDPDGAEPDPTEGRRFTVTRHADGSGTGRFDLDAVGIEKVLAGIESIVQASRPKGDERTRAQQQADALVQLVDNQLAAGNLPTLRTQKPHVVLGLDMDDFVDPATNPGAARTGFGSQISAARARWLACDGSISRIVMGPDGVPLDLGRDHRVVTPGLRKAVEARDGHCVFAGCDAPTHWCDVHHLIHWINGGETNLDNSGLLCERHHTKVHHGFRVERDPDGRWHTWRPDGTEILIGPRLLV
- a CDS encoding SDR family oxidoreductase, with protein sequence MARTTIDITVPDLSGRRAVLTGGSDGIGLVIARRLAAAGADLVLPVRDRGKGEAAVAHIRARVPGATVTLHALDLASLDSVAAFAAALLTEGRPVDVLIANAGVMTPPERRTTVDGHELQLGTNHLGHVALVAHLMPLLRAGRARVTSQTSVAANSNAVHWDDLDWERSYHPMRAYSSSKIAVGLFALELDRRSRAHGWGLTSNLAHPGIAPTNLLSAQPGIGRPSESREIRLIRRLSALGVAGTPETAALPALLAATSPDAAGSRFYGPSRFRHMSGPPAEQELYRPLRSAEDAQRIWRLSEQLTGVSFPDGTAGPALGLRAEHGQPA
- a CDS encoding helix-turn-helix transcriptional regulator, translating into MVIDRAGLAGFLRGRREALQPEDVGLLRGPRRRTAGLRREEVAVLCHMSTDYYTRIERERGPQPSAQMIASIAQGLHLSLDERDHLYRLAGHQPPQRGASSEHVSPGLLRIFDRLGDTPAEIVTELGETLRQTPLSVALTGDATRYTGPARSRGYRWFTDPSARLLHVAEDRAHLSRMYAAGLRALLAVRGPGSRAAQLTDLLLERSEEFRVLWETHEVGIHPDEVKRYEHPEVGRLELNCQTLVDPDQAHRLMVYTAVPGTESHEKLQMLAVIGTQSLSSPSLGGADPGDS